The Planctomicrobium piriforme genome window below encodes:
- a CDS encoding DUF2752 domain-containing protein has protein sequence MAWQLTPDDRGFGTHQQLGFPPCSFQVIFGIPCPSCGGTTSFAHFVRGQWPSSARANPAAFLLALGCVVLVPWCWCSSWLGRTWGVDSPAWLLLWFVIAVSGVALLQWGYRLALL, from the coding sequence TTGGCCTGGCAACTGACGCCTGACGACCGAGGGTTCGGGACGCATCAGCAGTTGGGCTTTCCCCCTTGTTCCTTTCAAGTGATTTTTGGAATTCCCTGTCCGAGCTGCGGCGGCACGACCAGCTTCGCACACTTCGTGCGCGGCCAGTGGCCGTCGTCAGCGCGTGCGAATCCGGCTGCGTTCCTTCTGGCACTGGGCTGCGTCGTTTTGGTTCCCTGGTGTTGGTGCAGCAGTTGGCTGGGCCGCACCTGGGGCGTGGACTCGCCTGCCTGGCTGCTGTTGTGGTTTGTGATCGCCGTCAGTGGGGTGGCGCTCCTGCAATGGGGCTACCGGCTGGCGCTGCTGTAA
- a CDS encoding dihydrofolate reductase family protein, protein MRPLRYSINVTLDGCCDHRAGSTDEELHRDWAEKLSQADALLFGRVTYEMMEAAWRLPATGVWPDWMADWMKPFARTIDEAKKYVVSSTLERVDWNAELVRGDLGEAVQQLKRESGQGIFVGGVKLPLALAELGLIDEYEFVVHPRIAGHGPTLFTGLSKYVDLKLVGRREFGSGVVGLRYEPRRS, encoded by the coding sequence ATGCGACCCCTTCGTTATTCCATTAACGTCACGCTGGATGGGTGCTGCGATCATCGGGCAGGCTCGACGGACGAAGAGTTGCATCGTGACTGGGCCGAGAAGCTCTCGCAGGCGGATGCCCTGCTCTTCGGTCGGGTCACCTACGAAATGATGGAGGCGGCATGGCGGCTGCCGGCGACGGGAGTGTGGCCCGACTGGATGGCCGACTGGATGAAACCCTTCGCTCGGACGATCGATGAGGCAAAGAAGTACGTCGTTTCGAGCACGCTGGAGCGGGTCGATTGGAACGCGGAGCTCGTGCGAGGAGATCTGGGGGAGGCTGTTCAGCAGCTCAAGCGTGAGTCGGGTCAGGGAATATTCGTGGGAGGCGTCAAGCTCCCGCTGGCGCTCGCGGAACTGGGATTGATCGATGAATACGAGTTCGTCGTGCATCCCAGGATCGCAGGCCACGGGCCGACGTTGTTCACAGGTCTCTCGAAGTACGTCGACTTGAAACTTGTCGGCCGCCGGGAGTTCGGCTCAGGGGTCGTGGGGCTTCGGTATGAGCCGCGAAGGTCGTGA
- a CDS encoding YciI family protein, protein MRFISILTHKPTNRLPTEAEMASMHKLIVEGMQAGWLLECEGVHFGAAGVRVHKAANGEVTVTDGPFTETKEVLGGYALLNAASQAEAVEHTRSFLEHVGQETSEGSWEGTWETYQLYEMSAEA, encoded by the coding sequence ATGCGCTTCATCAGCATTTTAACTCACAAACCAACGAATCGCCTGCCGACAGAGGCCGAGATGGCGTCCATGCACAAGCTCATCGTTGAGGGTATGCAGGCGGGATGGCTGCTCGAATGCGAGGGAGTTCACTTTGGCGCTGCTGGCGTCCGCGTTCACAAAGCTGCCAACGGAGAGGTCACGGTCACCGACGGCCCTTTTACCGAGACGAAAGAGGTTCTGGGCGGCTATGCTCTCCTCAATGCCGCGAGTCAGGCAGAAGCGGTTGAACACACGCGGAGTTTTCTCGAACATGTCGGCCAGGAAACCAGCGAGGGGAGCTGGGAAGGGACCTGGGAGACTTACCAGCTTTATGAGATGTCGGCCGAAGCGTAG
- a CDS encoding nuclear transport factor 2 family protein — protein sequence MSGQSSPEIELLRAAYAAFNSRDFDAAFATMTPDVAWPRAFKGGFVRGHDAVRAYWTEQWSEIDPHVEPVAFRSEGAGRILVDVHQVVLSLDGAILGDGHVGHRFTIEDGLIQSMEVCPLPSGCDSE from the coding sequence ATGTCAGGTCAGTCTTCTCCGGAAATCGAGCTGCTTCGCGCAGCGTACGCAGCGTTCAACTCGCGAGACTTCGACGCCGCTTTCGCGACCATGACCCCGGACGTGGCCTGGCCCCGAGCTTTCAAGGGTGGATTCGTTCGCGGACATGATGCTGTCCGCGCGTATTGGACGGAGCAGTGGTCCGAGATCGACCCGCACGTCGAGCCGGTTGCCTTCCGTTCAGAGGGTGCTGGGCGAATCCTGGTCGATGTGCATCAAGTCGTGCTCAGCCTGGACGGGGCTATTCTGGGTGATGGGCATGTTGGGCACCGTTTCACTATTGAAGACGGATTGATTCAGTCCATGGAAGTCTGCCCGCTCCCGTCAGGTTGTGATTCTGAGTGA
- a CDS encoding phosphoadenylyl-sulfate reductase produces the protein MARITQADLNRIAKTFEERTPEELLRWAKETFGNRLAAISAMQQSGCVMGHMISRIPLDIPVLFVDTGVMFQETLETRDRMAREYGLKVRTLSPELTMVEQTEKFGVLYLSVEGQQACCHMRKVEPLLKVKGEYDALISSLRRADGGRRGDCPILAIDMEMNAVRINPLANFSDEAMDDYLRANKVIINPLHAQGFSTIGCNRCTTPVMPGEPKRAGRWRHLGPWSTYCGINPTDLDDGTATSADLPQDLIDRIMGQKTDFMI, from the coding sequence ATGGCACGGATCACCCAGGCCGACCTGAATCGCATCGCCAAGACGTTTGAAGAGCGGACCCCTGAAGAACTGCTGCGCTGGGCCAAGGAGACCTTTGGCAATCGGCTGGCGGCGATTTCGGCGATGCAGCAATCGGGCTGCGTCATGGGGCACATGATTTCCCGCATTCCGCTCGATATCCCGGTGTTGTTTGTGGACACCGGCGTGATGTTTCAGGAAACGCTCGAAACCCGGGATCGCATGGCCAGGGAATACGGCCTGAAGGTCCGTACGCTCTCGCCTGAACTGACAATGGTGGAACAGACCGAGAAATTTGGAGTGCTGTATCTGTCCGTCGAAGGCCAGCAGGCGTGTTGCCATATGCGGAAGGTCGAGCCGCTGCTGAAGGTGAAAGGCGAATACGATGCACTGATCAGCAGCCTGCGCCGTGCCGACGGCGGCCGTCGAGGAGACTGCCCGATTCTGGCGATCGATATGGAAATGAACGCGGTTCGAATCAATCCTCTCGCCAACTTTTCTGACGAGGCAATGGACGATTATCTGCGAGCCAATAAGGTGATTATCAACCCGTTGCATGCGCAAGGGTTTTCGACGATCGGCTGCAACCGTTGCACCACGCCGGTGATGCCAGGCGAACCGAAACGGGCTGGCCGGTGGCGACACTTGGGACCGTGGTCGACGTATTGCGGGATCAACCCGACCGACCTCGATGACGGCACGGCGACCTCGGCGGACCTGCCGCAGGATCTGATCGACCGCATCATGGGCCAGAAGACTGACTTCATGATCTGA
- a CDS encoding Rne/Rng family ribonuclease, whose amino-acid sequence MKKEMLINVLQPEESRIAIIEDGVLEELYVERTSAEAYVGNVYKGRVVNIEPSIQAVFVDFGVGRNGFLHVSDVEYQYYKHLLDERERNEVERGRNSKLNERSSRNKPPIQDIFQRGSEVLVQVIKEGIGSKGPTLSTYISIPGRYLVLMPGLNRLGVSRKIADDELRRNLRKILKALDPPAGLGFIIRTAGVDRSAKDLQGDMNYLLRLWKTIVRRLEKLPSPIDIYEESDMITRTIRDIYHTDIEAIWIDEPAAFERAREFMKVVLPKHVDRVQYYDGKQPLFNHYKIEDEIDRIQSRRVPLKGGGSLVIDQTEALVAIDVNSGSSRSADDAERAAYQVNLEAAEEIARQIRLRDLGGVIVNDFIDMREEKHRRGVERKLRTCVERDRARTKVLRISPFGLIEMTRQRIRPSLRRSTYEDCPCCIGAGQVKTAESMAIEVMRALMLSASVPDVAEVRVEVSQRVADYLINKKRREITNLEERYSVLVRVQTGINVSPSHLQTRCFNKLGTPLKSADNAS is encoded by the coding sequence ATGAAAAAAGAAATGCTTATCAACGTCCTCCAGCCTGAGGAAAGCCGGATCGCCATCATCGAAGACGGCGTTCTGGAAGAGCTGTACGTCGAACGCACCAGTGCCGAAGCCTATGTCGGCAACGTCTACAAAGGCCGGGTCGTTAACATCGAACCCAGCATTCAAGCGGTGTTCGTCGACTTCGGCGTCGGTCGCAACGGCTTCCTCCATGTGAGCGACGTGGAGTACCAGTACTACAAGCACCTGCTCGACGAACGCGAGCGCAATGAAGTCGAACGGGGACGCAACTCCAAGCTGAATGAACGCAGCTCGCGGAACAAACCCCCCATTCAAGACATCTTTCAGCGCGGCAGCGAAGTGCTCGTGCAGGTCATCAAGGAAGGGATCGGCAGCAAGGGCCCGACCCTGTCCACCTACATCAGCATCCCCGGCCGCTATCTGGTCCTGATGCCCGGCCTGAACCGCCTGGGCGTCAGCCGCAAAATTGCCGACGACGAACTGCGCCGTAACCTGCGCAAGATTCTCAAAGCCCTCGATCCCCCCGCCGGACTCGGATTCATCATCCGCACCGCCGGCGTCGATCGCTCGGCCAAAGACCTGCAGGGAGACATGAACTACCTGCTGCGGCTCTGGAAGACCATTGTCCGCCGCCTGGAAAAGCTCCCTTCTCCGATCGACATCTACGAAGAGAGCGACATGATCACCCGGACCATCCGGGACATCTACCACACCGACATCGAAGCCATCTGGATCGACGAACCAGCGGCCTTTGAACGGGCACGCGAGTTCATGAAGGTCGTGCTTCCCAAGCACGTCGATCGGGTCCAGTACTACGACGGCAAACAGCCGCTCTTCAATCACTACAAGATTGAAGACGAAATCGACCGCATCCAGAGCCGCCGCGTGCCCCTCAAGGGGGGCGGCTCACTCGTGATCGACCAGACCGAAGCCCTTGTCGCTATCGACGTCAACAGCGGCAGCTCGCGCTCCGCCGACGACGCCGAACGGGCCGCCTATCAGGTGAACCTGGAAGCCGCCGAAGAAATCGCCCGGCAGATCCGTCTCCGCGACCTTGGGGGCGTGATCGTCAACGACTTCATCGACATGCGTGAAGAGAAGCATCGCCGCGGGGTCGAGCGCAAGCTCCGTACCTGCGTCGAACGCGACCGCGCACGCACCAAAGTCCTCCGCATCAGCCCGTTCGGTCTGATCGAAATGACCCGGCAGCGCATTCGCCCCTCACTCCGCCGCAGCACCTACGAAGACTGCCCCTGCTGCATCGGCGCAGGTCAGGTGAAGACGGCCGAAAGCATGGCTATCGAAGTCATGCGGGCATTGATGCTCTCGGCATCGGTCCCTGATGTCGCTGAAGTCCGCGTGGAAGTCAGCCAACGCGTCGCTGACTATTTGATCAACAAGAAACGCCGCGAGATCACCAATCTCGAAGAACGTTACAGCGTCTTAGTCCGCGTGCAGACGGGCATCAACGTCAGCCCGTCGCATTTGCAGACCCGTTGCTTCAACAAACTCGGCACCCCCCTCAAGAGCGCCGACAACGCAAGCTGA
- a CDS encoding SDR family oxidoreductase, whose protein sequence is MRHVLLTGATGLLGRYLMKDLLSRGVKLAVLVRPSRRNNPYVRVEAAMRVWEDQLQRSLPRPKVLCGDIISSDLGLSGPELSWATENCEAVIHNAASLSFVSTGRHSEPWRSNVGGTENVLEFCQQAGIEKFHHVSTAYVAGKRIGRVYENELNVGQEFANPYEESKVEAEEKVRSSRFLKSLTVLRPAIIVGDSNSGLTFTYHNFYAMLQLGCTLVQSMAQKDFTGKTRGDDFKINVDGHERKNLVPVDWVSEAMARIITTPSLHGQTYHLTPRVPVTVRLIRDVMEEVMETYGLTFSGADGVMGIDQEIEQIFLKHMEVYHSYWKDDPEFDSTNTIKALPDLPCPLVDRKMLTHLARVAIQRGFNWRDPKVEASQFQPELVAN, encoded by the coding sequence ATGCGACATGTTCTGCTGACCGGCGCCACGGGTTTGTTGGGCCGGTATCTGATGAAAGACCTGCTCTCGCGCGGCGTGAAACTGGCCGTCCTGGTTCGACCGAGCCGCCGCAACAATCCTTATGTACGGGTGGAAGCGGCGATGCGGGTCTGGGAAGACCAGTTGCAGCGCTCCCTGCCGCGTCCCAAGGTGCTGTGCGGTGACATCATCAGCAGCGACCTGGGTCTGAGCGGACCGGAACTCAGTTGGGCGACCGAGAACTGTGAAGCGGTGATTCACAATGCGGCCAGTCTGTCGTTCGTGAGTACCGGACGGCATAGCGAACCCTGGCGATCGAATGTCGGGGGTACCGAAAACGTGCTGGAGTTCTGCCAGCAGGCGGGAATCGAGAAGTTCCATCATGTCTCGACCGCCTATGTCGCCGGAAAGCGCATCGGCCGGGTTTATGAAAATGAACTCAACGTCGGCCAGGAGTTTGCCAACCCCTATGAGGAGAGCAAAGTCGAAGCCGAAGAGAAGGTGCGCTCATCCCGTTTTCTGAAGTCGCTGACTGTGTTGCGTCCGGCGATTATTGTGGGCGACAGCAACTCTGGCCTGACGTTCACCTATCATAATTTCTACGCGATGCTGCAGTTGGGATGCACCCTGGTGCAGAGCATGGCGCAAAAGGATTTCACAGGCAAAACCCGCGGCGACGACTTCAAAATCAACGTCGATGGCCACGAGCGGAAGAACCTCGTGCCGGTCGACTGGGTCTCTGAAGCCATGGCCCGGATCATCACGACTCCGTCGCTGCATGGGCAAACTTATCACCTCACGCCCCGCGTGCCGGTGACGGTCCGCCTGATCCGCGATGTGATGGAAGAAGTGATGGAAACCTACGGCCTGACGTTCTCCGGCGCCGACGGGGTGATGGGGATCGATCAGGAGATCGAGCAGATCTTCCTGAAGCACATGGAAGTCTATCACTCGTATTGGAAAGACGATCCGGAGTTCGATTCGACGAACACGATCAAGGCGCTGCCGGACCTGCCGTGCCCGCTGGTCGATCGCAAGATGCTGACACATCTGGCCCGAGTGGCGATCCAGCGCGGCTTCAACTGGCGCGATCCCAAGGTCGAGGCGTCTCAGTTTCAGCCCGAACTCGTCGCCAACTGA